One genomic window of Magnolia sinica isolate HGM2019 chromosome 3, MsV1, whole genome shotgun sequence includes the following:
- the LOC131239355 gene encoding uncharacterized protein LOC131239355 — protein MADLQPPSEAPINGPPSDNLGPSLVGSKRQRRPSVRLGDIGEQSAAAITYEAYVRRSKQWKVPPGGPLKESAAGKGLSKTRPLVNIGNGDSHEIQESEDKNPSGDLDSVVIGSWKKDLKAKRGPAAATGGPTMTKRVRSNWVSRVEEGAENDEKSSGFNGDEEEEEEEEDGGFRDFIPEGSESPSKERSPIQSMENTDGRDWKCGTTSVERNGISDRRCRSLDDDVHMWLNGLGLGRYAPVFELHEVDYEVLPLLTLEDLKDMGINAVGSRRKMYCAIQRLGKSFT, from the coding sequence ATGGCGGATTTACAACCACCGTCGGAAGCTCCGATAAACGGTCCGCCTTCGGACAATCTCGGCCCTTCTTTGGTGGGCTCGAAGCGGCAGCGGCGGCCCAGCGTACGATTAGGCGACATAGGCGAGCAATCGGCTGCTGCAATCACTTATGAAGCGTATGTTCGCAGAAGCAAGCAGTGGAAGGTTCCTCCTGGTGGCCCGCTGAAGGAATCGGCGGCTGGGAAGGGGTTGTCGAAGACCCGGCCGCTGGTGAATATCGGGAACGGCGATTCTCACGAGATACAAGAGTCCGAGGACAAGAACCCATCTGGGGATTTGGATTCAGTGGTGATTGGGAGCTGGAAGAAGGATCTGAAGGCGAAGAGAGGACCGGCAGCGGCTACCGGTGGCCCTACGATGACGAAGAGGGTGAGGTCGAATTGGGTCTCGAGGGTCGAGGAAGGAGCTGAGAATGATGAGAAATCAAGTGGTTTCAATGGcgatgaggaggaggaagaagaagaagaggatgggGGGTTTAGAGATTTCATCCCAGAAGGGTCAGAAAGCCCGTCGAAGGAACGGAGCCCGATCCAATCGATGGAGAATACTGACGGTCGAGATTGGAAGTGCGGGACAACGAGCGTTGAGAGGAATGGAATCAGTGATAGGAGGTGCCGGTCACTTGATGATGATGTCCACATGTGGCTAAACGGATTGGGGTTGGGTCGGTATGCCCCAGTCTTTGAATTGCATGAGGTAGATTATGAAGTGCTGCCGCTGTTGACATTGGAGGATCTCAAGGATATGGGGATAAATGCTGTCGGCTCCCGCCGGAAAATGTATTGTGCGATTCAAAGGCTGGGAAAGAGCTTTACGTGA